In Synechococcus sp. UW179A, a single genomic region encodes these proteins:
- a CDS encoding trypsin-like peptidase domain-containing protein codes for MAVAPFISVKEPAPVTRVGRRVLPLMMGLSLVAPMGLVLPQRSVVAAAQVSASAGLSAQSFVAAAVAKSGPAVVTLETQRTVRTAGGSGLPDGLLMDPFFQRFFGLRGSAAPRARVERGQGSGVIFDDQGLVLTNAHVVENTDRVMVGLPDGRRVSGQVVGQDSVTDLAVVKLQGDELWPTAPLGDSDQLRVGDWAIAVGNPFGLENTVTLGIVSNLNRNVSQLGIQGKRLDLIQTDAAINPGNSGGPLLNSAGEVVGINTLVRSGPGAGLGFAIPINRARTIASQLVNQGRASHPMVGIGLSTIPASKPGGTVPPGAVVRSVMPGGPGALAGLQVNDVIVSVAGQPVRNPAEVVTAIDRSGVGQPLVLSVQRQGRQLPVTVRPVEMSALKMP; via the coding sequence ATGGCTGTGGCACCGTTCATTTCTGTTAAGGAGCCTGCTCCGGTTACGCGTGTTGGCCGCCGGGTCCTGCCGCTGATGATGGGGCTGTCGCTTGTAGCTCCAATGGGTCTTGTCTTGCCACAGAGGAGTGTTGTGGCGGCAGCTCAGGTCTCAGCTTCAGCTGGTCTGTCGGCTCAGTCCTTTGTGGCAGCGGCCGTGGCCAAAAGCGGCCCTGCGGTGGTCACACTGGAAACGCAGCGAACCGTTCGGACAGCTGGTGGATCGGGCTTACCTGATGGACTGCTGATGGATCCGTTCTTTCAGCGCTTCTTTGGTTTGCGGGGCTCCGCTGCTCCGAGGGCTCGCGTGGAACGTGGTCAGGGCAGTGGTGTGATCTTCGATGACCAGGGACTGGTGCTGACTAACGCCCATGTTGTTGAGAACACAGATCGGGTGATGGTGGGATTGCCTGATGGAAGAAGAGTTTCCGGCCAGGTGGTCGGCCAGGATTCGGTGACCGACCTCGCTGTCGTGAAGCTCCAGGGAGATGAACTCTGGCCGACCGCTCCTCTCGGGGATTCGGATCAACTGCGAGTTGGTGACTGGGCCATTGCTGTTGGCAATCCTTTCGGGCTTGAGAACACCGTCACCCTGGGAATCGTGAGCAACCTCAATAGGAACGTCTCCCAGCTCGGTATCCAGGGCAAGCGTCTGGATCTGATTCAGACCGATGCGGCCATCAACCCAGGGAACTCCGGTGGTCCTTTGCTCAATTCTGCCGGCGAGGTGGTGGGGATCAACACATTGGTGCGCTCGGGCCCCGGCGCCGGCCTCGGATTTGCCATCCCGATCAATAGGGCAAGAACGATCGCCTCGCAGCTGGTGAACCAGGGACGAGCCAGTCACCCCATGGTTGGGATTGGTCTCTCGACGATTCCTGCATCAAAGCCTGGTGGGACCGTGCCCCCCGGCGCAGTTGTCCGCTCGGTGATGCCTGGTGGTCCGGGAGCTCTGGCCGGCCTTCAGGTCAACGATGTCATCGTGTCAGTGGCTGGCCAGCCAGTGCGTAATCCAGCTGAGGTCGTAACAGCCATTGATCGCAGCGGTGTTGGTCAGCCTCTGGTTCTCAGCGTGCAGCGCCAGGGAAGGCAACTGCCAGTGACGGTGAGGCCCGT
- a CDS encoding DUF2973 domain-containing protein — MISSLFPLIYGLVFLALLWQAFRVMGRGFSAAVRSPGATNTPADRTGKVTIHPELLDGDGRLTEEDLLTVRFSGEDETGEPGVRPNE; from the coding sequence ATGATCAGCAGTCTTTTCCCCCTGATTTACGGACTGGTCTTCCTGGCCCTGCTTTGGCAAGCCTTCCGGGTGATGGGACGCGGGTTCAGCGCAGCAGTGCGTTCTCCAGGCGCGACTAACACTCCTGCTGACCGAACCGGCAAGGTGACCATTCACCCTGAACTCCTGGATGGTGATGGCCGATTGACCGAGGAGGACCTGCTCACCGTTCGATTCAGTGGTGAGGACGAGACTGGTGAACCTGGCGTGCGCCCTAATGAATAA
- the hrpB gene encoding ATP-dependent helicase HrpB — protein MGLFPIDDLLTELCFRLHSSGILILQAPPGAGKTTRVPLALMGELVNAPRAEGRILLIEPRRLAAKAAATRLAESIGEQVGERVGYSVRNEQRRSDATTIEAITDGLFLRRLQSQPDLPGVEIVIFDEFHERRRDSDVALALLREARRLLRPDLKLLLMSATLQLEELSAQFDSAETLTSQGRAFPVETRHCQPRNKELLETHVLRVLEEELIEIEHRRHTGDASPGVLVFLPGVREIERCRQRLMGVPRLQNWQVLTLHGQLSLKLQTETLRSCDRRWYGRIVLATSIAESSLTLDGIRLVVDAGLNRHTRFDPGTGMERLVTVPASIASADQRRGRAGRQGPGRCVRLWSASDEQRRPAQDPPELQRADPQPTVLALAQWGAGLGEDLDWLEPPPKPLFQEGQQQLKQLKLLTDQGQITTFGQQVAAFGMHPRLGLMLIQAKRWGLEALACDLAALLSDRDLPGSRDVGCDIGHRLQRLRDTSRFNRHDGLGGMRQQSRQWQRQLQLLKPSTVRLALNEPEDLSIARLIATAFPEWLALARPGRPGAFLLRQGRGAVVLMSDPLSSAEALAIARLDLKERDARIRLAVPISRHFLEDMASEQGDWRENVVWNDKQQGIRAERVLSLGAIELQRQQLPRPSADLVSHALLQRLRDHGLALLPWNESCEQLRRRLQIAHSYLGSPWPNRTLQKLQNAPELWIGEASLHCSSWQDLDSGDLIEALWSEISWAQRRELETLLPERLMIPSGRAARMTYGDDEAVLSIKLQEMFGCSQGPILLNGALPVTLELLSPAGRPLQRTKDLAGFWTGSYKDVRREMRGRYPKHPWPESPMTAAPSSKSKKWS, from the coding sequence TTGGGTTTATTTCCCATTGATGATCTTCTGACTGAGCTCTGCTTCCGACTGCACAGCTCAGGAATCCTGATCCTTCAGGCACCACCGGGTGCAGGCAAGACCACTCGGGTTCCTCTGGCATTAATGGGGGAACTGGTCAACGCGCCGCGAGCAGAGGGCCGCATCCTGCTGATTGAGCCGAGACGGCTGGCTGCCAAAGCGGCTGCAACTCGATTGGCTGAGTCTATCGGCGAACAGGTTGGCGAGCGCGTGGGGTACTCCGTGCGCAACGAGCAGAGACGCTCAGACGCCACGACCATCGAAGCCATCACTGACGGGCTATTCCTGCGGCGTCTTCAGTCACAGCCCGACCTGCCTGGGGTGGAGATTGTGATCTTCGATGAATTCCACGAGCGACGCCGCGACAGTGACGTTGCCTTGGCACTTCTGCGGGAAGCAAGACGCTTGCTGAGGCCTGATCTGAAGCTGCTGCTGATGTCAGCAACCCTGCAGCTAGAGGAGCTGAGTGCCCAGTTCGATTCTGCTGAAACGCTCACCAGTCAGGGAAGAGCCTTCCCGGTGGAGACCCGCCACTGCCAACCTCGCAACAAAGAGCTCCTCGAAACGCATGTGCTGCGAGTCCTCGAGGAGGAATTGATCGAGATCGAACACAGACGCCACACTGGTGATGCCTCCCCTGGGGTCCTCGTCTTTCTCCCCGGTGTGCGTGAGATTGAACGATGCCGACAGAGGCTCATGGGAGTGCCGCGTCTGCAGAACTGGCAGGTGCTAACGCTGCATGGCCAGCTCTCCCTCAAACTGCAGACCGAAACACTCAGGTCCTGCGACAGGCGCTGGTATGGACGCATCGTCCTGGCGACATCCATCGCAGAAAGCTCTCTCACCCTGGATGGCATCCGTCTCGTGGTGGATGCAGGACTCAATCGCCACACGCGTTTTGATCCAGGCACCGGCATGGAAAGGTTGGTGACGGTGCCAGCCAGCATTGCCAGCGCAGATCAGAGGCGGGGACGAGCGGGTCGGCAAGGACCAGGCCGCTGCGTGCGGCTTTGGTCAGCATCTGACGAGCAACGCCGACCAGCGCAAGACCCTCCGGAACTGCAACGGGCAGATCCACAACCCACCGTGCTTGCCCTGGCGCAGTGGGGTGCTGGCCTGGGTGAAGACCTCGACTGGCTGGAACCTCCACCCAAACCACTATTTCAAGAGGGGCAGCAACAGCTGAAGCAGCTGAAACTGCTCACGGATCAGGGGCAGATCACAACCTTTGGGCAACAAGTGGCAGCGTTCGGCATGCACCCAAGGTTGGGGCTGATGTTGATCCAGGCGAAGCGTTGGGGACTGGAGGCACTGGCCTGCGATCTGGCGGCGCTGCTGAGTGATCGGGATCTACCCGGCAGCCGTGATGTCGGGTGTGACATCGGCCATCGCCTTCAGCGCCTGAGAGACACATCGCGGTTCAATCGTCATGACGGTCTCGGAGGCATGCGCCAGCAGAGCAGGCAATGGCAAAGACAGCTCCAGTTACTCAAGCCATCAACGGTGCGGTTGGCCCTCAACGAGCCTGAGGATCTCTCTATCGCGCGGCTGATCGCCACTGCATTCCCCGAGTGGCTCGCCCTGGCACGACCTGGACGACCAGGGGCATTCCTACTGCGCCAGGGTCGCGGCGCAGTAGTACTGATGTCAGACCCCCTAAGCAGCGCCGAGGCTCTGGCCATCGCCAGGCTTGACCTCAAGGAGCGTGACGCACGCATTCGCCTGGCGGTTCCCATCAGTCGGCACTTTCTCGAAGATATGGCCTCAGAGCAGGGGGATTGGCGTGAAAACGTTGTCTGGAATGACAAACAACAGGGAATACGCGCTGAGCGAGTCCTGAGCCTTGGTGCGATCGAATTGCAGCGACAGCAACTGCCACGCCCATCAGCCGATCTCGTGAGCCATGCGTTGCTGCAGCGCCTCCGCGACCATGGCCTCGCACTTCTCCCCTGGAACGAATCCTGCGAACAGCTGCGTCGGCGCCTTCAGATTGCCCACAGCTACTTGGGGAGCCCATGGCCGAATCGCACTCTCCAGAAACTGCAAAATGCTCCTGAGCTCTGGATCGGAGAGGCCAGCCTGCACTGCAGCAGCTGGCAGGACCTAGACAGCGGCGACCTGATCGAAGCATTGTGGAGTGAGATCAGCTGGGCACAGCGACGGGAGCTTGAAACACTGCTTCCCGAGCGGCTAATGATTCCCAGCGGCAGAGCAGCCAGAATGACTTATGGGGATGACGAGGCAGTGCTATCGATCAAGCTGCAGGAGATGTTCGGCTGCAGCCAGGGACCAATCCTTCTCAACGGAGCCCTACCGGTGACCCTTGAACTGCTCTCACCAGCCGGCCGGCCTTTGCAGCGCACCAAGGATCTTGCAGGCTTCTGGACCGGGAGCTACAAGGACGTTCGCCGTGAAATGCGCGGTCGCTACCCGAAACACCCATGGCCGGAGTCGCCGATGACAGCGGCTCCCTCTAGCAAGTCGAAGAAGTGGTCGTAA
- a CDS encoding chlorophyll a/b-binding protein has protein sequence MSDNASRFGFVNFAETWNGRLAMMGFVIGLGTELLTGQGILSQIGLG, from the coding sequence ATGTCTGACAACGCATCCCGCTTCGGCTTCGTCAACTTCGCTGAAACCTGGAATGGCCGCCTGGCCATGATGGGCTTCGTCATCGGCCTGGGTACAGAGCTGCTCACAGGCCAAGGCATCCTGTCCCAGATCGGCCTCGGTTGA
- the xseA gene encoding exodeoxyribonuclease VII large subunit, translated as MIANAIPSYSVKELNSAVGSLLERGFAPRFLVQGIASRPQVKKGHLWMNLTDGEATITVVCWASRLNQLGYVPADGDGITVVGKLNFWAARASLAVQAIDIRPSLSTVERRFEAVKALLTTEGLIDPAARKRLPLIPKRIALLTSVPSSALADMLKTASERWPLAELLVVPIPVQGAVSPQICAVLEQLNQAYPYLKLDALVLARGGGSREDLMVFDDEQVCRAIAAFCCPVVTGLGHEDDLTVADLVADHRAATPTAAIVTLCPSRVSALQTIQQQRLQLMQQHQWRFKREKERLQQRHQMLQSVQPLTVLQRSRQQLRQRQQLLKALSPDRWLTRGFAKVMQRDGTMLESVNQANPNDDLVIHVRDGQIGVTVQSVQTNLD; from the coding sequence TTGATCGCTAACGCCATCCCCAGTTACTCCGTCAAGGAGCTCAACAGCGCGGTTGGCTCACTGCTCGAACGTGGTTTCGCCCCCCGTTTTCTGGTCCAGGGAATTGCGTCCCGCCCCCAGGTCAAAAAAGGGCATCTCTGGATGAACCTCACCGATGGGGAGGCAACCATCACGGTGGTCTGCTGGGCATCGCGTTTAAACCAGCTCGGTTACGTGCCTGCAGACGGGGATGGCATCACGGTGGTGGGGAAACTGAATTTCTGGGCAGCCCGGGCCAGCCTCGCCGTACAGGCCATCGACATCCGCCCGAGTCTCTCCACGGTTGAGCGGCGCTTTGAAGCAGTCAAAGCGCTACTGACAACAGAAGGGTTGATTGATCCAGCAGCACGAAAACGCCTGCCGTTAATCCCCAAGCGAATTGCTCTGTTGACGAGCGTGCCTAGTTCGGCCTTGGCGGACATGCTGAAGACGGCCAGCGAGCGATGGCCTCTGGCAGAGCTGCTGGTTGTTCCAATCCCTGTTCAGGGCGCCGTTTCTCCACAGATCTGCGCAGTCTTAGAGCAACTCAACCAGGCCTATCCCTACTTGAAGCTAGATGCTCTGGTGCTGGCCAGGGGAGGAGGCAGTCGGGAGGATCTGATGGTTTTCGACGATGAGCAGGTCTGTCGTGCCATTGCAGCGTTCTGCTGTCCTGTCGTGACAGGGCTGGGGCACGAGGACGATCTCACCGTCGCCGACCTGGTGGCTGATCATCGTGCTGCCACGCCCACCGCAGCGATCGTCACCCTTTGTCCAAGTCGAGTCTCAGCCCTGCAGACAATCCAGCAGCAACGTTTGCAGTTGATGCAACAACATCAATGGCGTTTTAAGAGAGAAAAAGAGCGGCTCCAGCAAAGGCATCAGATGCTTCAAAGTGTTCAACCGCTCACCGTGCTGCAGCGCAGCCGCCAGCAGTTGCGTCAACGGCAGCAGCTGCTCAAGGCCCTCTCACCAGATCGCTGGTTGACCCGGGGTTTCGCCAAGGTGATGCAACGAGACGGAACGATGCTGGAGTCGGTGAATCAAGCCAATCCCAATGACGATCTGGTGATCCATGTTCGCGACGGACAGATCGGTGTCACGGTCCAATCCGTTCAGACAAACTTGGATTAA
- the xseB gene encoding exodeoxyribonuclease VII small subunit: MPKKSQTVKNDPQATWRKDAEALNYEEALQALDLLLAKLQDESLPLSELQSSHQRAEIYLSRCEQLLSETEQSVLQLDPETLTTQTYEQRNDA; this comes from the coding sequence ATGCCGAAGAAATCCCAAACAGTCAAGAACGATCCACAGGCGACTTGGCGCAAGGATGCTGAAGCACTGAACTACGAGGAGGCCCTCCAGGCACTCGACCTTCTCTTAGCCAAGCTTCAGGATGAATCCCTACCGTTGTCCGAGCTTCAGAGCAGTCATCAACGGGCGGAGATTTATCTGAGTCGATGTGAACAACTTCTTAGTGAAACAGAACAGAGTGTTCTTCAACTTGATCCTGAGACATTGACCACCCAAACCTATGAGCAGCGGAACGATG